In Acidobacteriota bacterium, a genomic segment contains:
- a CDS encoding AsmA-like C-terminal region-containing protein yields MTWRKWLLIAAVVLLIVAVGGGLYVRSWIGSDAGEQIVAALQERLQVPVSAESVEVELGKILLMTPSVTLRGLTIGNPEGFTSPHLLHADQVSAQLRLGPLASKRLEIPDFSIFSPDVNLERNPQGRSNLQMVMERASQREASASAAGQESPSWTLSIQRLSLQSGSFSFIDRRSDTPQTTSAQEIDLELSDFSPGQSSPFTLSAKLFGGQRSGLDFQGHAGPFARREFPMQGALTLNAALQEMDRETRLRLLGNLLGEPGEDSLARLQVDLQGDAAQSLAGQGTLALSDFYLGKNQDKRLPARGELPITLTARNLLDAPRVTVQSQDGSFQLGQGTWKGQLQFEIASGGLSGSSRGQIEDIDINQLLSAFTESEDKVFGTLRVPEYQMQFQGADAQQIQDSLRGEGQFVVKSGRIAAFGLIDRLRRALNPQQARAETATEFDEIASPFQIENRRFRTPDLRLASSALTLTAQGDLGFDRSLDYRAQLDLRGGLESILGPQAAAMARFLPQGKIPMKISGSFDDPKLEPDLSGGTQGAIRGLLEQFLRPKKEEKQEPPEQQN; encoded by the coding sequence ATGACGTGGCGCAAGTGGCTGTTGATTGCGGCGGTGGTTCTTTTGATCGTGGCGGTGGGCGGCGGGCTCTACGTGCGTTCCTGGATCGGCTCGGATGCCGGGGAGCAGATCGTAGCGGCGCTGCAAGAGCGCCTTCAGGTGCCGGTCAGCGCCGAGAGCGTGGAGGTCGAGCTGGGAAAGATCCTGCTGATGACTCCCAGCGTCACCTTGAGGGGATTGACCATCGGCAATCCCGAGGGATTCACCTCGCCCCACCTGCTGCACGCTGATCAGGTGTCAGCCCAACTGCGGCTCGGGCCGCTGGCATCCAAGCGGCTGGAAATCCCCGACTTTTCCATCTTCAGCCCCGACGTGAACCTGGAACGCAATCCCCAGGGACGCTCCAATCTGCAAATGGTGATGGAGCGGGCCTCCCAGCGCGAGGCGTCCGCGTCGGCTGCGGGACAGGAGTCCCCAAGCTGGACGCTCTCCATCCAGCGCCTGTCATTGCAATCGGGATCCTTCAGCTTCATCGACCGCCGTTCCGATACGCCTCAGACCACCTCGGCGCAAGAAATCGACCTGGAGCTGTCCGATTTTTCACCTGGCCAGTCCAGCCCTTTCACCCTCTCCGCCAAACTCTTCGGAGGCCAGCGGTCGGGCCTGGACTTCCAAGGACATGCAGGCCCCTTCGCCCGCCGCGAGTTCCCCATGCAGGGCGCCCTGACGCTCAATGCTGCTCTGCAGGAGATGGACCGGGAAACCCGCCTGCGCTTGCTGGGCAACCTGCTGGGAGAACCGGGAGAAGACAGCCTGGCGCGCTTGCAGGTCGACCTGCAGGGCGATGCCGCCCAGTCCCTGGCGGGCCAAGGCACGCTTGCCCTGAGCGACTTCTACCTGGGCAAGAACCAGGACAAGCGGCTGCCCGCCCGGGGTGAATTGCCCATTACCCTGACGGCCCGCAACCTGCTCGACGCCCCCCGCGTGACAGTGCAAAGCCAGGACGGCTCCTTCCAACTGGGCCAGGGGACCTGGAAAGGCCAGTTGCAGTTCGAAATCGCCTCGGGCGGACTCTCGGGCAGCAGCCGCGGGCAGATCGAAGACATCGACATCAACCAGCTCCTGAGCGCCTTCACCGAGTCCGAGGACAAGGTGTTCGGGACCCTCAGGGTCCCCGAATACCAGATGCAGTTCCAGGGAGCCGACGCCCAGCAGATTCAGGATTCGCTGCGTGGAGAGGGGCAGTTCGTGGTCAAGTCGGGACGCATCGCCGCCTTCGGGCTCATCGACCGCCTGCGACGCGCCCTCAATCCGCAGCAAGCCCGCGCGGAAACAGCGACCGAGTTCGATGAGATCGCCTCTCCTTTCCAGATCGAGAACCGCCGCTTCCGTACGCCCGACTTGAGACTGGCGTCCTCGGCTCTGACCTTGACGGCCCAGGGGGACCTGGGCTTCGACCGTTCGCTCGACTACCGGGCCCAACTCGACCTGCGGGGAGGGTTGGAGTCGATTCTGGGTCCGCAGGCCGCCGCCATGGCGCGCTTTCTGCCCCAAGGCAAGATCCCCATGAAGATCAGCGGCAGCTTCGACGATCCCAAGCTTGAACCCGACCTCTCCGGCGGGACTCAAGGGGCCATCCGAGGCTTGTTGGAGCAATTTCTGCGCCCCAAGAAGGAAGAGAAACAAGAGCCTCCCGAGCAGCAGAACTAG
- a CDS encoding CRTAC1 family protein, translating to MRLPPVLLAGALAGVLAAQPAPFRFEEGAAPAGLTFQHVSGSPEKQYILESMSGGVALFDYDGDGWLDIYLVNGGRWEEVLQGRRTVRNALYRNRGDGTFQDVTERAGVPGSLWDMGAVAADFDNDGDQDLYVTSFGPNKLYRNRGDGTFEDISESSGTADPRWSSAAAFGDYDGDGRLDLAVVNYVVFDPSDPPQRTALCKYRGIDVQCGPRGLPGHPDVLYRNLGGGRFQDVTDSAGLGLDSRYYGLGASWTDYDNDGDADLLVANDSCPNFLFRNEGGGRFQEVAMLAGMALNEDGNEQAGMGLALGDPDGDGWIDFLQTNFSDDKNTLYLNQKGFFQDASYRWNVAEIAWQYLSWGTFFFDADLDGFPDLFVANGHVYPEVDRYQIGTAYKQRDFLFRNLEGKRFEEVGLDSGIQAVENSRGAAWGDLDNDGRPDIVVNRLDSAPALYWNRTPLDGRNWIGLRLRGTASNRDGVGARLRLHAGGRAQTREASAGGSYLSSHDPRLLFGLGSAPEIEKLEIRWPSGRTQTVTDLKLNAYQTLQEPE from the coding sequence ATGAGGCTGCCGCCGGTGTTGTTGGCGGGGGCCTTGGCCGGCGTCCTGGCGGCCCAGCCGGCGCCTTTCCGCTTCGAAGAGGGGGCGGCACCTGCGGGACTGACCTTCCAGCACGTCAGCGGCAGCCCAGAAAAGCAATACATCCTGGAATCGATGAGCGGAGGCGTGGCCCTCTTCGACTACGACGGGGACGGCTGGCTCGACATCTACCTGGTCAACGGAGGACGCTGGGAGGAGGTGCTGCAAGGGCGCCGCACGGTGCGCAACGCCCTCTACCGCAACCGCGGGGACGGCACCTTCCAGGACGTCACCGAGAGGGCCGGAGTCCCCGGCAGCCTGTGGGATATGGGGGCGGTGGCGGCCGACTTCGACAACGACGGCGATCAAGACCTCTACGTGACCAGCTTCGGGCCCAACAAGCTCTACCGCAACCGGGGGGACGGCACCTTCGAGGACATTTCCGAGTCCTCGGGCACGGCCGATCCGCGCTGGAGCAGCGCAGCCGCTTTCGGCGACTACGACGGCGACGGACGCCTCGACCTGGCGGTGGTCAACTACGTGGTCTTCGATCCCTCCGACCCGCCTCAGCGGACGGCCCTGTGCAAGTACCGGGGCATCGACGTCCAGTGCGGCCCGCGAGGACTGCCGGGGCACCCCGACGTCCTCTACCGCAACCTGGGCGGGGGACGCTTTCAAGACGTCACCGACTCGGCCGGGCTGGGTCTCGACTCGCGTTATTACGGGCTGGGCGCGTCCTGGACCGACTACGACAATGACGGCGATGCCGATCTGCTTGTAGCCAACGATTCCTGTCCCAATTTTCTCTTCCGCAATGAGGGCGGCGGACGCTTCCAGGAAGTGGCCATGCTGGCCGGCATGGCTCTCAACGAGGACGGCAACGAGCAGGCCGGCATGGGACTGGCGCTGGGAGACCCCGACGGCGACGGCTGGATCGATTTCCTGCAGACCAACTTTTCCGACGACAAGAACACCCTCTACCTCAATCAAAAAGGCTTCTTCCAGGACGCTTCCTATCGCTGGAACGTGGCCGAGATCGCCTGGCAGTACCTGAGCTGGGGCACTTTCTTCTTCGACGCCGATCTGGACGGCTTCCCCGATCTCTTCGTCGCCAACGGGCACGTCTATCCCGAGGTGGACCGCTACCAGATCGGCACCGCCTACAAGCAGCGCGACTTTCTCTTCCGCAACCTTGAGGGGAAGCGCTTTGAAGAGGTGGGATTGGATTCGGGAATCCAGGCGGTGGAAAACTCGCGCGGCGCCGCCTGGGGCGATCTCGACAACGACGGACGTCCCGACATCGTCGTCAACCGCCTCGATTCCGCCCCGGCCCTCTACTGGAACCGCACCCCGCTGGACGGCCGCAACTGGATCGGCCTGCGCCTGCGCGGAACGGCATCGAACCGCGACGGCGTAGGAGCCCGCCTGCGCCTCCACGCCGGCGGACGCGCCCAGACCCGGGAAGCCTCGGCGGGAGGCAGCTATCTTTCCTCCCACGACCCGCGCCTCCTCTTCGGACTCGGTTCCGCCCCCGAGATCGAAAAGCTGGAAATCCGCTGGCCCTCCGGCCGCACCCAGACCGTCACCGACCTCAAACTCAACGCCTACCAGACCCTGCAAGAACCCGAATAG
- a CDS encoding molybdenum cofactor guanylyltransferase: protein MVEATALVLAGGRSRRMGRDKRFLQVEGETLLKRTFDLAQEACRNVKVLISEPEDGKRISKALGLPSAPPQGESPLVADSRPGSGPLAAVREAAAHCTAAWILVLAVDYPALTSGFLEGLLERAQDLAESNLALVPQSGGRLQYACALYRRSALLKLARRNDPPSSFRSWLEDQPAVVVWAEEEWRPLASPDTLVNWNRPGDWRGP from the coding sequence ATGGTCGAAGCGACGGCTCTAGTTCTGGCGGGAGGACGCTCGCGGCGCATGGGACGCGACAAGCGTTTCCTGCAAGTGGAGGGAGAGACGCTGCTGAAACGGACCTTCGATCTGGCGCAGGAAGCCTGCCGCAATGTCAAGGTTCTGATCTCTGAGCCGGAGGACGGGAAGCGCATTTCCAAGGCTCTGGGACTGCCGAGTGCCCCTCCCCAAGGAGAGTCGCCGCTTGTGGCCGACTCGCGTCCGGGGAGCGGCCCCCTGGCTGCGGTGCGTGAGGCGGCAGCGCACTGCACGGCGGCTTGGATTCTGGTCTTGGCCGTTGACTACCCGGCACTCACCTCCGGCTTCCTCGAGGGACTCTTGGAACGAGCCCAAGACTTGGCCGAAAGCAATCTGGCGCTGGTGCCGCAGTCTGGGGGGCGGCTGCAATACGCCTGCGCCCTCTATCGGCGATCGGCGCTGTTGAAGCTGGCCCGCCGGAATGACCCACCCTCCTCGTTTCGTTCCTGGCTGGAAGATCAGCCTGCGGTCGTTGTGTGGGCAGAAGAAGAATGGCGCCCACTGGCCTCTCCCGACACCCTGGTCAACTGGAACCGTCCGGGTGACTGGCGCGGGCCTTGA
- a CDS encoding methyltransferase domain-containing protein has product MMTTTVTDNVKEYYGKVLQGSKDLKTSACSSGASLPQHVRSALDQVHEEVRQRYYGCGFVVPESLQGARILDLGSGSGRDCYLLSRLVGEKGSVVGVEMTDQQIEVARRHIGYHTRKFGYARPNVDFRQGYIERLDELGLEENSFDIIVSNCVINLSPDKQAVLEQAYRLLKPGGELYFSDVYADRRVPQDLVDDPVLYGECLSGALYWNDFLTLSRKAGFQDPRLVEDHPIAIDNEEIARRIGHISFFSATYRLFKIEGLESACEDYGQAVVYRGTIAYCPQAFVLDKHHRIDRGKVFPVCGNTYRMLKETRFSSHFKFVGDWSTHYGIFEGCGSGLPFDVDAQGRAQATNGCC; this is encoded by the coding sequence ATGATGACCACCACGGTAACCGACAACGTAAAGGAATACTACGGCAAGGTTCTGCAAGGATCGAAAGATCTTAAGACCAGCGCCTGCAGCAGCGGAGCGAGCCTGCCGCAGCATGTCCGTAGCGCGCTCGACCAAGTGCACGAAGAGGTCCGCCAGCGCTATTACGGATGCGGCTTTGTGGTACCCGAATCGCTGCAAGGCGCGCGCATCCTCGACCTCGGCTCAGGTTCGGGACGCGACTGTTACCTGCTCTCGCGCCTGGTGGGCGAAAAGGGCTCGGTGGTGGGCGTTGAGATGACCGACCAGCAGATCGAGGTGGCCCGCCGCCACATCGGCTATCACACCCGCAAGTTCGGATACGCCCGCCCCAACGTCGATTTCCGTCAAGGCTACATCGAGCGCCTGGACGAACTGGGGCTGGAAGAGAACAGCTTCGACATCATCGTCTCCAACTGCGTCATCAATCTCTCGCCCGACAAGCAGGCCGTGCTGGAGCAGGCCTACCGCCTCCTCAAACCGGGCGGCGAACTCTACTTCTCGGACGTCTACGCCGACCGGCGAGTGCCCCAAGACCTGGTCGACGATCCTGTCCTCTACGGAGAATGCCTGAGCGGAGCGCTCTATTGGAACGACTTCCTCACGCTCAGCCGCAAGGCCGGCTTCCAGGATCCGCGCCTGGTGGAAGATCACCCCATAGCCATCGACAATGAAGAGATCGCCCGGCGCATCGGCCACATCAGCTTTTTCTCGGCCACCTATCGCCTCTTCAAGATCGAGGGACTGGAAAGCGCCTGCGAAGACTACGGGCAGGCCGTCGTCTACCGGGGCACCATCGCTTACTGCCCTCAGGCCTTCGTGCTCGACAAGCACCACCGTATCGACCGGGGCAAGGTTTTTCCGGTGTGCGGAAACACTTATCGCATGCTCAAGGAGACTCGCTTCAGTTCGCATTTCAAGTTTGTGGGCGACTGGAGCACGCACTACGGCATCTTCGAAGGATGCGGAAGCGGACTGCCCTTCGACGTCGACGCCCAGGGACGAGCGCAAGCCACCAACGGTTGCTGCTGA
- a CDS encoding RtcB family protein, with translation MSEDYPSKASYRKWGENLDPMSIEQMDKACRLPVSVRGALMPDCHVGYGLPIGGVLATENAVIPYAVGVDIACRMRLSVLDLPTNLLDKPRKLERLKRAIEEETRFGVGATFEKGKRRRHPVMDEDWAISKVTRENKDKAWAQLGTSGSGNHFVEFGLLTLDEPDLGLQPGQYLAFLSHSGSRGPGALTAGHYSRLARDLHSELPKELSHLSWLDLGSQEGQEYWKAMQLMGKYASANHACIHRHVLEHLGAEAIAGVENHHNFAWLEEHDGKQVVVHRKGATPAGEGVLGVIPGSMASPGYVVRGKGNEAALQSAAHGAGRVMSRTQAKKKLRWRDAKDLLNRQGVTLMSAGLDEVPMVYKNIDEVMGAQSDLVDVVARFDPKLVKMSPGGPAED, from the coding sequence ATGAGCGAAGACTACCCAAGCAAAGCCTCTTACCGGAAATGGGGCGAAAACCTGGATCCCATGTCCATCGAGCAGATGGATAAAGCCTGCCGCCTGCCGGTCTCCGTGCGGGGCGCCTTGATGCCCGACTGCCACGTCGGCTACGGACTCCCCATCGGCGGCGTGCTGGCCACCGAGAACGCCGTCATCCCCTACGCGGTGGGAGTCGACATCGCCTGCCGCATGCGCCTGAGCGTGCTCGACCTGCCCACCAACCTGCTCGACAAGCCGCGCAAGCTGGAACGCCTCAAGCGCGCCATCGAGGAAGAAACCCGCTTCGGAGTAGGCGCCACCTTCGAAAAGGGCAAGCGCCGAAGGCACCCCGTCATGGATGAGGACTGGGCCATCTCCAAAGTCACCCGCGAGAACAAGGACAAGGCCTGGGCCCAACTGGGCACCTCAGGCAGCGGCAACCACTTCGTCGAATTCGGCCTGCTGACCCTGGATGAGCCCGACCTGGGACTGCAGCCGGGCCAATACCTGGCTTTCCTTTCCCACAGCGGCAGCCGCGGACCCGGCGCCCTCACGGCCGGACACTACAGCCGTCTGGCCCGCGACCTCCACTCCGAACTGCCCAAGGAACTCTCGCACCTTTCCTGGCTCGATCTCGGCAGCCAGGAGGGACAGGAATACTGGAAGGCCATGCAACTGATGGGCAAGTACGCTTCGGCCAACCACGCCTGCATCCACCGTCACGTGCTGGAGCACCTGGGAGCCGAAGCCATCGCAGGAGTGGAGAACCACCACAACTTCGCCTGGCTTGAGGAACATGACGGCAAGCAGGTGGTGGTCCACCGCAAAGGCGCCACTCCGGCCGGGGAAGGCGTGCTGGGGGTGATCCCCGGCTCCATGGCATCTCCGGGATACGTGGTTCGGGGCAAAGGCAACGAAGCCGCCCTGCAGTCCGCCGCTCACGGCGCCGGCCGCGTCATGAGCCGTACGCAGGCCAAGAAGAAACTGCGCTGGCGCGACGCCAAGGACCTGCTCAACCGGCAGGGAGTGACCTTAATGAGCGCCGGCCTCGACGAGGTCCCCATGGTCTACAAGAACATCGACGAGGTGATGGGCGCCCAGTCCGACTTGGTCGATGTGGTCGCCCGCTTCGACCCCAAACTGGTCAAAATGTCCCCCGGCGGCCCCGCTGAAGACTAG
- a CDS encoding tetratricopeptide repeat protein, protein MIRLLATPWSSFDGRNTRPRLSAAAVWAPLLFILAVAWIWGQEFPQLGQLINQGNLVEARRILDSELEKTPDHPELSYWKAALELRQGQVTAAEETLQQVIESGRANPPHYIMLADIYNSRQQWDKSAQVYRDALIARYTPRMAYNLALAEFRGGHFQAAIEAVKPLADDPRATPPFHHLLGLAYFGNNDFQEALPYLKKAVEGQPENASIHYDYALALLQNEQLEEAEAEFRKTIEMQPEWARAHLYLGRALHDQNFAEDALKSFQEARRLNPELPLLHHHFGLLHRGRGEFDQAIAEFEAELALGTVSAATCFQLADLLANRGEDERSSQLIAQALRISPDNAEYRLLAAKLALQGERYEEADQHLQAALESEPENDQAYWLLGRLRQAQGLPQQAQEAFQRSRQIKDAKSQRNQP, encoded by the coding sequence GTGATTCGATTGCTGGCAACTCCATGGTCGTCGTTTGACGGACGCAATACCCGCCCCCGCTTATCGGCGGCGGCGGTGTGGGCGCCGTTGCTCTTCATTCTAGCGGTCGCTTGGATTTGGGGCCAGGAATTCCCCCAACTGGGCCAGTTGATCAACCAGGGCAACCTGGTGGAGGCCCGCCGGATTCTCGACAGCGAACTGGAAAAAACGCCCGATCATCCCGAGCTGTCTTACTGGAAGGCAGCTCTGGAGCTGCGCCAAGGACAGGTGACGGCGGCGGAGGAGACCTTGCAGCAAGTGATCGAAAGCGGACGCGCCAATCCGCCCCACTACATCATGCTGGCCGACATCTACAACTCGCGCCAACAGTGGGACAAATCGGCTCAGGTTTATCGCGACGCTCTGATCGCGCGCTACACGCCGCGCATGGCCTACAATCTGGCTTTGGCCGAATTCCGGGGAGGCCACTTCCAGGCCGCCATCGAGGCCGTCAAGCCTCTGGCCGACGATCCTCGGGCCACGCCTCCTTTCCACCATCTGCTGGGACTGGCTTACTTCGGCAACAACGATTTTCAGGAAGCCCTGCCTTACCTCAAGAAAGCCGTCGAAGGTCAGCCCGAAAACGCCAGCATCCATTACGACTACGCGCTGGCGCTGCTGCAAAACGAGCAGCTTGAGGAAGCCGAAGCCGAGTTCCGCAAGACCATCGAGATGCAGCCCGAATGGGCCCGGGCCCACCTTTACCTGGGGAGGGCCCTGCACGACCAGAACTTTGCCGAGGACGCGCTCAAGTCGTTTCAAGAGGCCCGCCGGCTCAATCCTGAGCTACCGCTGCTTCACCACCACTTCGGGCTGTTGCATCGAGGCCGCGGCGAGTTCGACCAGGCCATCGCCGAATTCGAAGCCGAACTGGCGCTGGGCACCGTGTCGGCGGCCACCTGTTTTCAACTGGCCGACCTGCTCGCCAACCGGGGCGAGGACGAGCGCAGCAGCCAGTTGATCGCCCAAGCGCTGCGCATCAGTCCTGACAACGCCGAATACCGCCTGCTGGCGGCCAAGCTGGCCTTGCAGGGAGAGCGTTATGAGGAAGCCGACCAGCACCTTCAGGCGGCGCTGGAGTCGGAGCCCGAAAACGATCAGGCCTATTGGCTCCTGGGACGCTTGCGCCAGGCTCAAGGCCTTCCCCAGCAGGCTCAGGAAGCCTTCCAGCGTTCCCGCCAGATCAAGGACGCCAAGAGCCAGAGGAACCAGCCATGA
- a CDS encoding radical SAM protein: MATQPAAHQDPWMVTPDGNPRGYIQPQSLRELWFHTGTACNLSCPFCLEGSKPGDNRLNLIRFQDARPIIEEALDLGVEQFSFTGGEPFVCKDIVHILDYALQHRPCLVLTNATDPLLRRLHEVAPLASAKNELSFRVSIDYPDARRHDQDRGEGSFEKSMLAMRRLLGAGFPISVARQMKKDEDRQAVDAQYRQLFKQQGLPQNLLIVPFPDFYPPGAQPSGIPHITEDCMTRYQDAESRSRFMCAFSKMVVKQDGRMRVYACTLVDDDRDYDQGPSLEEALRERVMLKHHRCFSCFAYGASCSQI, translated from the coding sequence ATGGCTACCCAACCCGCAGCACACCAGGACCCCTGGATGGTGACGCCCGACGGCAACCCGCGCGGATACATCCAACCCCAGTCTTTGCGTGAGCTGTGGTTTCACACCGGAACCGCCTGCAACCTGTCCTGCCCGTTCTGTCTTGAAGGATCGAAGCCGGGAGACAACCGCCTCAACCTCATCCGCTTCCAGGACGCCCGGCCTATCATCGAAGAAGCGCTAGACCTGGGTGTCGAGCAGTTCTCCTTTACGGGAGGCGAACCCTTTGTCTGCAAAGACATCGTGCACATTCTCGACTACGCCTTGCAGCACCGTCCCTGCCTGGTGCTGACCAATGCCACCGATCCGCTGCTGCGCCGCTTGCACGAAGTGGCTCCGCTGGCCTCGGCCAAGAATGAACTGAGTTTCCGGGTCAGCATCGATTATCCTGATGCCCGGCGTCACGACCAGGACCGGGGAGAAGGCAGCTTCGAGAAGTCCATGCTGGCGATGCGCCGCCTTCTGGGAGCCGGCTTCCCCATCTCGGTAGCGCGCCAGATGAAAAAAGACGAAGATCGCCAGGCGGTGGACGCTCAGTACCGCCAGCTCTTCAAGCAACAGGGGCTGCCCCAGAACCTCCTGATCGTGCCCTTTCCCGACTTTTATCCGCCAGGGGCCCAGCCCAGCGGCATTCCCCACATCACCGAAGACTGCATGACCCGCTACCAGGACGCTGAATCGCGCTCCCGGTTCATGTGCGCCTTTTCAAAGATGGTGGTCAAGCAGGACGGCCGGATGCGAGTCTACGCCTGCACTCTGGTCGACGACGATCGCGATTACGACCAGGGGCCGTCCCTGGAGGAGGCGCTGCGGGAGCGAGTCATGCTCAAGCACCATCGCTGCTTCAGTTGTTTCGCCTACGGCGCTTCCTGCTCCCAGATCTGA
- a CDS encoding PA0069 family radical SAM protein — MKPIKGRGAVSNPASRFHKQSISPFDDGWGTIEEEPGRPRTEVRIEKVRRIIATNQSPDIPFDQSINPYQGCEHGCIYCYARPSHAYWDLSPGLDFETRIFAKPEAPERLREELRKPGYRCKVMALGSNTDPYQPAEAKLEITRGIIEVLGEFRNPVSIVTKSNMVLRDLDLLVPMARRGLASVYISVTSLDHKLARVMEPRAATPQRRLQTIKALAEAGVPVAVLASPIIPCLNDEDLEGILEAAAEAGAERANYLLVRLPHEVKELFLEWLQNHFPDRASKVLNKLLDLRGGRLNDPRFGSRMRGEGRYAELLKRRFEIASRRLGLNRERSSLDTTLFRVPLKPGDQRPLFD; from the coding sequence ATGAAGCCGATCAAGGGACGGGGGGCGGTGTCGAATCCGGCCAGCCGCTTCCACAAGCAGAGCATCTCGCCCTTTGACGACGGGTGGGGGACGATTGAGGAGGAGCCGGGACGGCCCCGGACCGAGGTGCGGATCGAGAAGGTGCGGCGGATCATCGCCACCAATCAGTCGCCTGACATCCCTTTCGACCAGTCCATTAACCCCTATCAGGGGTGCGAGCATGGCTGCATTTACTGCTACGCCCGCCCCTCTCATGCCTATTGGGACCTTTCACCGGGGCTGGATTTCGAGACGCGCATCTTCGCCAAGCCCGAAGCGCCCGAGCGGCTGCGCGAAGAGCTGCGCAAGCCAGGATACCGCTGCAAGGTGATGGCGCTGGGCTCGAATACCGATCCTTATCAGCCGGCCGAGGCCAAGCTTGAGATCACGCGGGGAATAATCGAGGTGCTGGGGGAATTCCGCAATCCGGTCAGCATCGTGACCAAGTCGAACATGGTGCTGCGAGACCTCGACCTGCTGGTTCCCATGGCCCGGCGGGGGCTGGCTTCGGTCTACATCTCCGTGACGAGTCTGGATCACAAGCTGGCCCGGGTCATGGAGCCGCGGGCGGCCACGCCGCAGCGGCGCCTGCAAACGATCAAGGCCCTGGCCGAGGCCGGCGTGCCGGTGGCGGTGCTGGCTTCGCCCATCATTCCCTGCCTCAACGACGAGGATTTGGAAGGCATCCTGGAGGCGGCCGCCGAGGCTGGGGCCGAGCGGGCCAACTACTTGCTGGTGCGCCTGCCTCACGAGGTCAAGGAGCTCTTCCTGGAATGGCTGCAGAACCACTTTCCCGACCGGGCCTCCAAGGTACTCAACAAGCTGCTCGACCTGCGCGGCGGACGCCTCAACGACCCCCGCTTCGGCTCGCGCATGCGCGGCGAGGGGCGCTACGCCGAATTGCTCAAGCGCCGCTTCGAGATCGCCAGCAGGCGACTGGGCCTGAACCGGGAGCGGAGCTCGTTAGACACCACCCTCTTCCGCGTCCCCCTCAAGCCGGGAGACCAACGCCCGCTGTTCGATTGA
- the lipB gene encoding lipoyl(octanoyl) transferase LipB — protein sequence MRFVDLGRISFRDALQRQEAAVEAIASGEMEETVHLLEHPHTFTVGRTGDASNLLARQDWDGNPIDLVRISRGGDVTYHGPGQLVGYPHLDLRRRGRDVHRYLRHLEEAVINAVAGLGVDGYRRQDYTGVWTEQGKLASIGVGVRRWVTFHGFALNVSTDLRYFDLLNPCGIPDCPMTSLSRLMNGQPFPLDKAKQLVQQALLQMFSAADQDPMR from the coding sequence ATGAGGTTCGTTGATCTGGGACGGATTTCCTTCCGCGACGCCCTGCAGCGCCAGGAAGCGGCGGTGGAGGCCATCGCCTCGGGGGAGATGGAGGAGACCGTCCACCTGCTGGAGCATCCCCACACCTTTACCGTGGGACGCACCGGCGACGCCTCCAACCTGCTTGCCCGCCAGGATTGGGATGGCAATCCCATCGACCTGGTGCGCATTTCGCGGGGAGGCGACGTGACCTATCATGGCCCCGGACAACTCGTCGGCTATCCCCACCTCGACCTGCGCCGCCGCGGACGCGACGTCCACCGCTATCTGCGCCACCTGGAAGAAGCCGTCATCAACGCCGTGGCCGGCCTGGGCGTAGACGGATATCGCCGCCAGGACTACACCGGCGTGTGGACCGAGCAGGGCAAGCTGGCCTCCATCGGCGTGGGAGTGCGGCGCTGGGTCACCTTCCACGGATTCGCCCTCAACGTCTCCACCGACTTGCGCTACTTTGACCTTCTCAATCCCTGCGGAATCCCCGACTGCCCCATGACCTCGCTCAGCCGCCTCATGAACGGCCAACCTTTTCCGCTGGACAAGGCCAAGCAGCTCGTCCAACAAGCCCTCCTGCAAATGTTCTCTGCTGCCGATCAGGACCCGATGCGGTAG
- a CDS encoding dihydrofolate reductase family protein, with protein MRELVYYVASTLDGFIAREDGSLGDFPWDDDFGAELFRAFPETFPAHLQDGEFSRTDHKWFDAVLMGRKTYEVGLNAGFSNPYPTLDQYLFSRSLESSPDAQVELVSGDAVEFVTGLKEKPGKAVWLCGGSELASVLLGAGLIERLIVKLHPVLFGSGIPLFRKGISPTLLRLTDSKTFASGHAILHYRIGS; from the coding sequence ATGAGGGAGTTGGTTTACTACGTGGCTTCGACGCTGGACGGGTTCATTGCACGCGAGGATGGTTCGCTGGGTGATTTCCCCTGGGATGACGACTTTGGGGCCGAGCTCTTCAGGGCCTTCCCGGAGACGTTCCCGGCCCATCTTCAGGACGGGGAGTTCAGCCGTACTGACCACAAGTGGTTCGATGCCGTCCTGATGGGACGCAAGACCTACGAAGTCGGCCTCAACGCGGGCTTCAGCAATCCCTACCCCACCCTGGATCAATACCTTTTCTCGCGCAGCCTCGAGTCCAGCCCTGATGCGCAGGTTGAACTGGTCAGCGGCGACGCTGTCGAATTCGTCACAGGCTTGAAGGAAAAGCCGGGAAAGGCCGTCTGGCTCTGCGGCGGCTCTGAACTGGCTTCCGTGTTGCTCGGGGCGGGACTGATCGAGCGATTGATCGTCAAACTCCACCCCGTCCTCTTCGGCTCCGGCATTCCGTTATTCCGAAAGGGCATCTCTCCCACCTTGCTGCGACTTACCGACAGCAAGACCTTTGCCAGCGGTCACGCCATCCTCCACTACCGCATCGGGTCCTGA